One window of the Fusobacterium animalis 7_1 genome contains the following:
- a CDS encoding ethanolamine ammonia-lyase subunit EutB encodes MILSVKLFDHVYNFSSLKEVMAKANEKKSGDELAGIAASSSKERVAAKVVLSKVTLKDLKENPAVPYEEDEVTRIIIDDLNLQIYDEIKDWTVSDLREWLLSDEATPEKIKWIRRGLTSEMIAAVAKLMSNMDLIIAAKKIEVRAHCNTTIGGYDTLAVRLQPNHTTDDPDGIMISTLEGLTYGIGDAVIGLNPVDDSVDSVMAVMERLHKVKTDYDIPTQTCVLAHVTTQMEAIRRGAKVDMIFQSIAGSEKGNEAFGITGAMIEEARQLGLTKGTAAGPNIMYFETGQGSELSSDAHNGADQVTMEARCYGFAKRFKPFLVNTVVGFIGPEYLYDSKQVIRAGLEDHFMGKLHGLPMGVDVCYTNHMKADQNDVEVLATLLTAAGCNYFMGIPAGDDIMLNYQTTSYHDNQSLREIFGKHPIKEFKEWLVKYGFMTEDGKLTEKAGDPSVFLK; translated from the coding sequence ATGATACTAAGTGTTAAGCTATTTGACCATGTTTACAATTTTTCTTCTTTAAAAGAAGTTATGGCAAAGGCTAATGAAAAAAAATCTGGAGATGAACTTGCAGGTATAGCAGCAAGCTCATCAAAAGAAAGAGTGGCAGCTAAGGTTGTTTTATCAAAAGTTACCTTAAAGGACTTAAAGGAAAATCCAGCAGTTCCTTATGAAGAAGATGAAGTTACAAGAATTATTATTGATGACTTAAATCTTCAAATATATGATGAAATAAAGGATTGGACAGTTTCTGATTTAAGAGAATGGCTTTTAAGTGATGAGGCTACTCCTGAGAAAATTAAATGGATTAGAAGAGGGCTTACATCAGAAATGATAGCAGCAGTAGCAAAATTAATGTCTAATATGGATTTAATAATTGCAGCTAAAAAGATTGAAGTTCGTGCACATTGTAACACAACAATAGGTGGATATGATACTCTTGCAGTAAGATTACAACCAAACCATACAACAGATGATCCTGATGGAATAATGATTTCTACTCTTGAAGGATTAACTTATGGAATAGGAGATGCTGTTATAGGATTAAACCCAGTTGATGATAGTGTTGATAGTGTAATGGCAGTTATGGAAAGATTACATAAAGTAAAAACTGATTATGATATTCCTACTCAAACTTGTGTATTAGCCCATGTTACTACACAAATGGAAGCTATCAGAAGAGGTGCAAAGGTAGATATGATATTCCAAAGTATAGCTGGTTCTGAAAAAGGAAATGAAGCATTTGGAATAACTGGGGCTATGATAGAAGAAGCAAGACAATTAGGATTAACTAAGGGGACTGCTGCTGGACCAAATATAATGTATTTTGAAACAGGACAAGGATCAGAATTATCATCAGATGCACATAATGGAGCAGACCAAGTAACTATGGAAGCTAGATGTTATGGATTTGCAAAAAGATTTAAACCATTTTTAGTAAATACAGTTGTTGGATTTATAGGACCAGAATATCTATATGATAGTAAACAAGTTATAAGAGCAGGTTTAGAAGATCACTTTATGGGTAAATTACATGGCTTACCAATGGGAGTTGATGTATGTTACACAAATCATATGAAAGCTGATCAAAATGATGTTGAAGTTCTTGCTACATTGTTGACTGCTGCTGGTTGCAACTATTTTATGGGAATACCAGCTGGAGATGATATAATGCTTAATTATCAAACAACAAGTTACCATGATAATCAAAGTTTAAGAGAAATATTTGGAAAACATCCAATTAAAGAATTTAAAGAATGGTTAGTAAAATATGGATTTATGACAGAAGATGGAAAATTAACAGAGAAGGCTGGAGATCCTTCAGTATTTCTTAAATAA
- the eutC gene encoding ethanolamine ammonia-lyase subunit EutC yields MVSELELKEIIGKVLKEMAVEGKSEGQTVTETNKTSESHIENGVIDDITKEDLREVIELKSPANREEFLKYKRKTPARLGISRAGSRYTTHTLLRLRADHAAAQDAVLSDVNEDFLKANNLFTVKSRCKDKDQYITRPDLGRRLDEESVKILKEKCVQNPTVQVFVADGLSSTAIEANIEDCLPALLNGLKSYGISVGTPFFAKLARVGIADEVSEVLGAEVTCVLIGERPGLATAESMSAYIMYKGYIGMPEAKRTVVSNIHTKGTPAAEAGAHIAHIIKKILDAKASGQDLKL; encoded by the coding sequence ATGGTTTCTGAATTAGAGTTAAAGGAAATTATAGGAAAAGTATTAAAAGAAATGGCTGTTGAAGGGAAATCAGAAGGACAAACAGTTACAGAAACAAATAAAACTTCTGAAAGCCATATAGAAAATGGAGTTATAGATGATATTACAAAAGAAGATTTAAGAGAAGTTATAGAATTAAAAAGTCCTGCTAACAGAGAAGAATTTTTAAAATATAAAAGAAAAACTCCTGCAAGATTAGGAATTTCAAGAGCAGGTTCAAGATATACAACACATACATTGTTAAGGTTGAGAGCAGACCATGCTGCTGCACAAGATGCTGTTTTAAGCGATGTAAATGAAGATTTTTTAAAAGCTAATAATTTATTTACTGTTAAATCAAGATGTAAAGATAAAGATCAATATATTACAAGACCTGATTTAGGTAGAAGACTTGATGAAGAATCAGTTAAGATTTTAAAAGAAAAGTGTGTACAAAATCCAACAGTTCAAGTTTTTGTTGCAGACGGATTGAGTTCAACTGCTATTGAAGCAAATATTGAAGACTGTCTACCAGCACTTTTAAATGGTTTGAAATCTTATGGAATTTCAGTGGGAACTCCATTTTTTGCAAAACTTGCAAGGGTTGGAATTGCTGATGAGGTTTCAGAAGTTTTAGGGGCAGAAGTAACTTGTGTGCTAATTGGAGAAAGGCCAGGACTTGCAACAGCTGAAAGTATGAGTGCATATATTATGTATAAAGGATATATTGGAATGCCTGAGGCAAAAAGGACAGTTGTATCTAATATTCATACAAAAGGTACACCAGCAGCAGAAGCAGGAGCACATATAGCACATATTATTAAAAAGATTTTAGATGCAAAAGCAAGTGGACAAGACTTAAAACTATAA
- the eutL gene encoding ethanolamine utilization microcompartment protein EutL — protein sequence MINDPLRASVLAVKLIPNVDAEMAEKFNLPDGYRSIGIITADSDDVTYTALDEATKMAEVVVVYAKSFYAGAANANTKLAGEIIGILAGPNPAEVKSGLNAAIDFIENGGCFYSANEDDTIPYYAHCVSRTGSYLSKTAGIEEGEALAYLIAPPLEAMYALDAALKAADVRLAAFFGPPSETNFGGGLLTGSQSACKSACDAFAEAVKFVAENPKKI from the coding sequence ATGATAAATGATCCTTTAAGAGCGAGTGTACTAGCTGTTAAGTTAATACCAAATGTAGATGCTGAAATGGCAGAAAAATTCAATCTTCCAGATGGATATAGAAGTATTGGAATTATTACTGCTGACAGTGATGATGTTACTTACACAGCATTAGATGAAGCTACAAAGATGGCAGAAGTAGTAGTTGTATATGCTAAATCATTTTATGCAGGAGCAGCCAATGCTAATACAAAATTAGCAGGGGAAATTATTGGAATTTTAGCTGGACCAAATCCAGCAGAAGTAAAAAGTGGATTAAATGCAGCAATAGACTTTATTGAAAATGGAGGATGTTTTTACAGTGCTAATGAAGATGACACAATTCCTTATTATGCACATTGTGTATCAAGAACAGGAAGTTACTTATCTAAAACAGCAGGTATAGAAGAAGGAGAAGCATTAGCTTATTTGATAGCTCCACCTTTGGAAGCAATGTATGCATTAGATGCTGCATTAAAAGCAGCAGATGTAAGATTAGCAGCTTTCTTTGGACCACCTTCTGAAACAAACTTTGGAGGAGGATTATTAACAGGAAGTCAATCAGCTTGTAAATCAGCTTGTGATGCTTTTGCAGAAGCAGTTAAGTTTGTGGCAGAAAATCCTAAAAAAATCTAA
- a CDS encoding BMC domain-containing protein, with product MKALGLIETRGMVGAIVAADIALKTAQVELINKEYTKGGLVCIEFEGDVAAVKASVEAAVMAIKDMGVLIASHVIPRPDNSVEKIIKRKVEPSIEEVTQKKVEETKKEIKDIEEKSLENVELKDIQEEIEEINEILKVSKSKKTKNKK from the coding sequence ATGAAAGCACTTGGACTAATAGAAACAAGAGGAATGGTAGGTGCTATTGTAGCAGCTGATATAGCTTTAAAAACTGCACAGGTTGAACTTATAAACAAAGAATATACAAAAGGTGGACTTGTATGTATTGAATTTGAAGGAGATGTAGCAGCCGTTAAAGCATCAGTTGAGGCAGCAGTAATGGCAATAAAAGATATGGGAGTCTTAATTGCAAGCCATGTAATACCAAGACCTGATAATTCTGTGGAAAAGATTATTAAAAGAAAAGTAGAGCCTTCTATAGAAGAGGTTACTCAAAAAAAAGTAGAAGAAACAAAAAAAGAAATTAAGGATATAGAAGAAAAATCCTTAGAAAATGTGGAATTAAAAGATATTCAAGAAGAAATTGAAGAAATCAATGAAATCTTAAAAGTTAGTAAAAGTAAAAAAACAAAAAACAAAAAATAA
- the eutM gene encoding ethanolamine utilization microcompartment protein EutM, which yields MATLNALGMIETKGLVASIEAADAMVKAANVTLVGKELVGGGLVTVMVRGDVGAVKAATDAGAAAADRVGELISVHVIPRPHSEVELILPKSNNNNN from the coding sequence ATGGCAACATTAAACGCATTAGGAATGATAGAAACTAAAGGATTAGTAGCATCAATAGAAGCAGCAGATGCTATGGTAAAGGCAGCAAATGTAACACTTGTAGGTAAGGAACTTGTTGGTGGAGGATTAGTAACTGTTATGGTAAGAGGAGATGTTGGAGCAGTTAAAGCTGCAACAGATGCAGGAGCAGCAGCAGCTGACAGAGTTGGAGAATTAATATCTGTACATGTAATCCCAAGACCTCATTCAGAAGTTGAATTAATATTACCAAAAAGCAATAACAATAACAACTAG
- a CDS encoding acetaldehyde dehydrogenase (acetylating), protein MDKDLLSIQQVRDLIKSAKVAQKLYSTFTQEQIDKVIYAIVQEMKNHYVDLAKKAHEETGFGKCEDKVIKNRFANEFVYDYIKDMKTVGVLKETDTITEIGVPMGIVAALTPSTNPTSTAIYKTLISLKAGNAIIVSPHPNAKDCVIDTVKLMQKAAYAAGAPVGLIGVIEIPTMEGTNELMKSKDTSIILATGGEAMVRAAYSSGRPAIGVGPGNGPAFIEKSANVKEAVRKIVESKTFDNGVICASEQSVIVEPCNKEAVMEEFRKQGGYFLSKEESEKLGRFILRANGTMNPQIVGKDAQTLAKLSGLNIPSNVKLLLSEQSTVSKSNPYSREKLTTILAFYVEDNPEKACERAIELLENEGKGHTLIIHSENKDIIREFALKKPVSRMLVNVGGSLGGVGATTDLAPAFTLGCGAVGGSSTSDNITPMNLINIRRVAVGVRELSDFKKDTNTSSNLDVTNSEVEDMIRRIIAEYRK, encoded by the coding sequence ATGGATAAAGATTTATTATCAATCCAACAAGTAAGGGATTTAATAAAGTCTGCGAAAGTAGCACAAAAACTTTATTCAACTTTTACACAAGAACAGATAGATAAAGTGATTTATGCAATAGTCCAAGAAATGAAAAATCACTATGTAGACTTAGCAAAGAAAGCTCATGAAGAAACAGGTTTTGGAAAATGTGAAGATAAGGTAATAAAAAATAGATTTGCAAATGAATTTGTTTATGACTATATAAAAGATATGAAAACTGTTGGTGTTTTAAAAGAAACAGATACTATAACAGAAATAGGAGTACCTATGGGAATTGTAGCTGCATTAACACCATCTACAAATCCAACTTCAACTGCAATTTATAAGACATTAATTTCATTAAAAGCTGGAAATGCTATTATAGTCAGTCCACATCCAAATGCAAAAGATTGTGTTATAGATACAGTTAAATTAATGCAAAAGGCAGCTTATGCAGCTGGAGCTCCAGTAGGATTAATAGGTGTTATTGAAATACCTACAATGGAAGGGACAAATGAGCTAATGAAATCTAAGGATACTTCAATAATTCTTGCAACTGGTGGAGAAGCAATGGTAAGAGCAGCATACAGTTCTGGTAGACCAGCTATTGGAGTTGGACCAGGAAATGGACCAGCTTTTATAGAAAAATCTGCAAATGTTAAAGAGGCTGTAAGAAAAATAGTTGAAAGTAAAACTTTTGATAATGGTGTAATTTGTGCTTCTGAGCAATCAGTAATTGTTGAACCTTGTAATAAAGAAGCAGTAATGGAAGAATTTAGAAAGCAAGGAGGATATTTTTTATCAAAAGAAGAAAGTGAAAAACTTGGAAGATTTATTTTAAGAGCAAATGGTACTATGAATCCTCAAATAGTTGGTAAAGATGCTCAAACTCTTGCTAAGTTATCAGGTTTAAATATACCTTCAAATGTAAAATTATTATTGTCAGAACAAAGTACAGTTTCTAAATCTAACCCATATTCAAGAGAAAAATTGACAACAATATTAGCTTTTTATGTTGAAGATAATCCAGAAAAAGCCTGTGAAAGAGCAATAGAATTACTTGAAAATGAAGGAAAAGGACATACTCTTATAATTCACTCTGAAAATAAAGATATTATAAGAGAATTTGCTTTAAAGAAGCCAGTATCAAGAATGCTTGTAAATGTAGGTGGTTCACTTGGAGGAGTTGGAGCAACAACTGATTTAGCACCAGCATTTACATTAGGTTGTGGAGCAGTTGGAGGAAGTTCAACCTCTGATAATATAACTCCTATGAATTTAATAAATATTAGAAGAGTAGCAGTAGGAGTTAGGGAATTATCTGACTTCAAAAAAGATACAAATACAAGTTCTAACTTAGATGTAACAAATTCTGAGGTAGAAGATATGATTAGAAGAATTATAGCAGAATACAGAAAATAA
- a CDS encoding ethanolamine utilization protein, which produces MVLSEDILKIKYRKEPFDVFEIEKGTLLTPSAKQFLNEKGIELVIKGEKPLVSTKNEENNVDTEEKVPYEKPKYIGKNGEYYFEKPEYMTVVDGNILISKNSKLIALRGKIETFLAELLLTGKEIELTSNNDKLIRDIETVIKFVQNIMVAEKLNKILENQTFFDSKSIKDIKEIIENPKQYFKKGHLLEISLNSDLTIHKLNRLRFLARELEIQAIDYFVEDYKVSRKDLLEAFNILSDVIYIIILKVDNGEYR; this is translated from the coding sequence ATGGTTCTATCAGAAGATATTTTAAAAATTAAATATAGAAAAGAACCTTTTGATGTTTTTGAAATTGAAAAGGGAACTCTTTTAACACCATCAGCTAAACAATTTTTAAATGAAAAAGGAATAGAATTGGTAATAAAGGGAGAAAAACCTCTTGTTTCAACTAAAAATGAAGAAAATAATGTTGATACAGAAGAAAAAGTCCCTTATGAAAAGCCTAAATATATTGGGAAAAATGGTGAGTACTATTTTGAAAAGCCAGAATATATGACAGTGGTTGATGGAAATATTCTAATCTCTAAAAATAGTAAACTTATTGCTTTAAGAGGTAAGATAGAAACATTTTTAGCAGAACTTCTATTGACTGGAAAAGAAATAGAACTGACTTCCAATAATGATAAACTTATAAGAGATATTGAAACTGTTATAAAATTTGTACAAAATATAATGGTTGCTGAAAAATTAAATAAGATTTTGGAAAATCAAACTTTCTTTGATTCAAAATCTATAAAAGATATCAAAGAGATAATAGAAAATCCCAAACAATATTTTAAAAAAGGACATCTATTAGAAATATCATTAAATAGTGATTTAACTATTCATAAATTAAATAGACTTAGGTTTTTAGCAAGAGAGTTAGAAATTCAAGCTATTGATTACTTTGTTGAAGATTATAAGGTTAGTAGAAAAGATTTATTAGAAGCATTCAATATTTTAAGTGATGTTATCTATATAATCATTCTAAAAGTTGATAATGGAGAATATAGATGA
- a CDS encoding TIGR02536 family ethanolamine utilization protein yields the protein MMNNFDENYIIELVKKELSKYLTDQGIDVKKEVCFLGDDNEIKEQLSQKFNFSENTETLIVSQLSLKNLYNISNAIYENEYEEKIIKFLLESKEILIIKEGIEYSKYENIPLAVQKKYEEYLEKIKSYGIKVENKEFYINSLTKKEEVYSKKLLDLNKVKELEAKGTRRIVVENSIVTSSAEEYAKEKNIEIIKRR from the coding sequence ATGATGAACAACTTTGATGAAAACTATATAATTGAATTGGTAAAAAAAGAATTAAGTAAGTATTTAACAGACCAAGGAATAGATGTAAAAAAGGAAGTATGTTTTCTTGGAGATGATAATGAAATAAAAGAACAGCTAAGTCAAAAATTTAATTTTTCAGAAAATACAGAAACACTTATTGTTTCACAACTAAGTTTAAAAAATTTATATAATATCTCTAATGCAATATATGAAAATGAGTATGAAGAAAAAATTATAAAATTTCTTTTAGAAAGTAAAGAAATATTAATTATAAAAGAAGGAATAGAATACTCAAAATATGAAAATATTCCTCTTGCAGTTCAAAAGAAATATGAAGAATATTTAGAAAAGATAAAAAGTTATGGAATAAAAGTTGAAAACAAAGAATTTTATATAAATTCTTTAACAAAAAAAGAAGAAGTATACAGTAAAAAATTATTGGACTTAAATAAAGTAAAAGAATTGGAAGCTAAGGGTACGAGAAGAATAGTAGTTGAAAATTCAATAGTTACAAGTTCAGCGGAGGAGTATGCAAAGGAAAAAAATATTGAGATTATAAAGAGGAGATAA
- a CDS encoding EutN/CcmL family microcompartment protein, translated as MLIGEVIGNVWATKKYDGLDGLKFLIVKTEDNKRMVAFDSVGAGIGEKVIISTGSSARNVLNMRDLPVDAAIIGIIDGMDEE; from the coding sequence ATGCTTATAGGTGAAGTTATTGGGAATGTTTGGGCAACTAAAAAATATGATGGCTTAGATGGTTTAAAATTTTTAATTGTAAAAACTGAGGATAATAAAAGAATGGTAGCCTTTGATTCAGTTGGAGCAGGAATAGGAGAAAAAGTGATAATTTCTACTGGAAGTTCAGCAAGAAATGTACTTAATATGAGAGATTTACCTGTTGATGCTGCTATCATTGGAATAATTGATGGAATGGATGAAGAATAA
- a CDS encoding DUF4258 domain-containing protein, whose amino-acid sequence MSKRFITLKDVEQQINNGKIYLDKKVILSSSLQDYIREHNIQVVYGEEETCSVKPFVEDCACLKEEVNNTKSKADDFAEVARMIVKILKNDYGIQDEKKIMQVIKVVKEVLK is encoded by the coding sequence ATGTCAAAGAGATTTATAACTTTAAAAGATGTTGAGCAACAAATTAATAATGGAAAAATCTATTTAGATAAAAAAGTAATCTTATCATCTTCTTTACAGGACTACATAAGAGAACACAATATTCAAGTTGTCTATGGAGAAGAAGAAACTTGTTCAGTAAAACCCTTTGTTGAAGATTGTGCTTGTTTAAAAGAAGAAGTAAATAATACAAAATCAAAAGCAGATGATTTTGCAGAAGTAGCAAGAATGATTGTCAAAATCTTAAAAAATGATTATGGAATACAAGATGAAAAAAAGATAATGCAAGTTATAAAAGTTGTAAAAGAGGTGCTTAAATAA